One genomic window of Candidatus Babeliales bacterium includes the following:
- a CDS encoding rhodanese-related sulfurtransferase: MKKILLYYKYVEIVEPQLIVNWQQEVCRQLGLKGRVLIAHEGINGTLEGSEQATQEYINIMNETPLFAGIDFKESIGEDDIDYFPRLRVALRDEIVGLGKKAKDVTVGSTGQHLTPEQAHELMAKPPKDLIILDTRNDYESRVGTFKNAIIPDITNFRDFPDYIDQHLDEFKDKEVLMFCTGGVRCERATAYLNTKGVARNVMQIEGGIHRYVEKFPEGFFRGKNYVFDNRVTVKVNDDILGTCDVCAKPCDEYTNCVNASCNKLFISCTPCLKVYDNTCGVTCQQLVKEKKVACRPPLQTVIQRNRRFE; encoded by the coding sequence ATGAAAAAGATTTTGCTGTACTATAAATATGTTGAGATTGTTGAGCCCCAGCTTATCGTTAATTGGCAGCAAGAAGTGTGTCGTCAGTTGGGCCTGAAAGGCCGCGTTTTAATTGCTCACGAGGGCATTAATGGAACGCTTGAAGGCAGTGAGCAGGCAACCCAAGAATATATCAACATCATGAACGAGACGCCGTTGTTTGCGGGTATAGACTTTAAAGAGAGTATTGGCGAGGACGATATTGATTACTTTCCACGTTTGCGCGTAGCCTTGCGTGACGAGATTGTTGGTCTTGGAAAAAAGGCAAAAGATGTTACCGTTGGCAGCACTGGTCAGCATTTAACGCCTGAACAAGCGCATGAGCTTATGGCCAAGCCACCAAAAGACTTGATAATTCTTGATACGCGTAATGATTATGAATCGCGCGTGGGTACTTTTAAAAATGCGATCATTCCCGACATTACTAACTTTCGCGACTTTCCTGATTATATCGACCAGCATTTAGATGAATTTAAAGATAAAGAAGTTTTGATGTTTTGCACCGGCGGAGTTCGCTGCGAGCGTGCCACGGCTTATTTGAATACAAAAGGTGTTGCGCGCAATGTTATGCAAATTGAGGGGGGTATTCATCGCTATGTTGAAAAATTCCCTGAAGGTTTCTTTCGTGGCAAAAATTATGTGTTTGACAACCGGGTGACAGTCAAAGTGAATGACGATATTTTGGGCACCTGTGATGTGTGCGCAAAGCCGTGTGATGAGTATACTAATTGCGTTAATGCATCGTGCAACAAGCTTTTTATTTCATGCACGCCGTGCTTAAAAGTTTATGATAACACCTGCGGGGTAACGTGCCAGCAGTTGGTCAAAGAAAAAAAAGTTGCCTGTCGGCCGCCGTTACAAACGGTTATCCAGCGCAATCGACGCTTCGAATAA
- a CDS encoding cyclase family protein — translation MQIIDISWPISLTMTSYKDSKPVTFLWNKNFPNDNARDSSITLNSHTGTHVDAPSHFLENGDTIETIGLERLVGPCRVLDLSHVTEKIIPADLEPHNLQAGERILLKTKNSERTATEKFDPTFTYVSHEAAQFFADKNVWCVGIDYLGIERNQPDHATHEILFKAGTIIIEGLRLNHVSAGSYNLYCLPLAVHGLEAAPARAVLIKN, via the coding sequence ATGCAGATTATCGACATCAGCTGGCCAATCTCTCTCACAATGACCAGCTACAAAGACAGTAAGCCAGTGACGTTTTTGTGGAATAAAAATTTCCCCAACGACAATGCGCGCGACTCAAGCATCACACTCAATTCGCACACCGGCACGCACGTTGATGCCCCCTCCCATTTTTTAGAAAATGGCGACACAATCGAAACAATCGGTCTTGAAAGACTGGTGGGCCCATGCCGCGTACTCGACCTTTCACACGTCACCGAAAAAATTATACCTGCCGACTTAGAACCACACAACCTGCAAGCAGGCGAACGCATTTTGCTGAAAACAAAAAATAGTGAGCGCACCGCAACTGAAAAATTTGATCCAACATTTACTTATGTCAGTCACGAAGCAGCACAATTTTTTGCTGACAAAAATGTTTGGTGTGTAGGCATTGATTATCTCGGCATTGAACGCAATCAGCCTGATCATGCAACACATGAAATTCTTTTCAAAGCAGGCACTATAATTATCGAAGGCCTACGTCTTAACCATGTAAGCGCTGGCTCGTACAATTTGTACTGCCTGCCATTGGCCGTTCATGGCCTTGAGGCAGCACCAGCACGTGCAGTGCTCATAAAAAATTAG
- the gnd gene encoding decarboxylating 6-phosphogluconate dehydrogenase, producing MNVGIIGLGRMGQGIADHLTKAGHSVVGFDPTPQAQEDALKIGVTIAPSLEALARDVRIFWLMVPAGAPVDTTIEQLLPHLQAQDIIIDGGNSWFHDSIRRADMLAEKNIHFLDCGTSGGLAGRECGYSLMIGGSKEIFEKVERIFIAIAAPDGYALCGPVGAGHYVKMVHNGIEYSLLQAYAEGFHLLKSGHYKNLDLEQISNIWMHGSIIRSWILTLAHNVFEHDQNFANISGQIGENQTGRWTLDEAEKHGVPMQLLKDALDIRAWSRETGGNYATKVVAMLRNQFGGHALKEKD from the coding sequence ATGAACGTAGGCATAATTGGCTTAGGACGAATGGGGCAAGGGATTGCTGACCACCTCACCAAAGCAGGACACTCGGTTGTTGGCTTTGACCCAACACCACAAGCACAAGAAGACGCACTAAAAATTGGCGTTACCATCGCCCCAAGCCTTGAAGCACTTGCTCGCGATGTGCGCATTTTCTGGCTCATGGTCCCAGCTGGCGCACCTGTCGACACTACCATCGAACAACTTTTGCCGCACCTTCAAGCACAAGACATCATCATCGACGGTGGCAATAGCTGGTTTCACGACTCAATTCGCCGCGCGGACATGCTGGCCGAAAAAAATATTCACTTTCTGGACTGCGGCACCTCGGGTGGGCTTGCCGGACGCGAATGTGGCTACTCGCTCATGATTGGGGGAAGCAAAGAAATTTTTGAAAAAGTAGAACGTATTTTTATTGCCATTGCCGCACCAGACGGCTATGCGCTCTGTGGCCCCGTTGGCGCTGGGCATTATGTAAAAATGGTGCACAACGGCATCGAATATTCGCTACTGCAGGCATATGCCGAAGGGTTTCATTTATTAAAAAGTGGTCACTATAAAAATCTTGATCTCGAACAGATTTCAAATATCTGGATGCATGGTTCAATTATTCGTTCATGGATTTTGACACTCGCGCATAACGTTTTTGAACACGATCAAAATTTTGCAAACATTTCAGGACAAATTGGCGAAAACCAAACCGGCCGCTGGACGCTTGATGAAGCAGAAAAACATGGCGTACCCATGCAGCTCCTCAAAGACGCACTCGATATCCGTGCCTGGTCACGCGAAACCGGCGGCAACTATGCAACTAAAGTTGTCGCTATGCTGCGCAATCAATTTGGCGGCCACGCACTAAAAGAGAAAGACTAA
- the zwf gene encoding glucose-6-phosphate dehydrogenase translates to MVHQHCFDECTFVIFGATGDLSKRKLIPAIYKLVQDRRLCKFTIIGISIDQTDEKKIIEQATKFIVDPQADILTTLVNSFHYYQMDFSNKKAYANLKNFLEKFEHEQKLPKNRLFYFATMPEHFIDITKGLVKHNIVQKKETATKTTDPWSRVVYEKPFGHNLKSSQKINRYLADVFNENQIYRIDHFLGKELVGNIALARFTNRIFEPLWNNNHIENVHIVLNEKIGVEGRGAYYDANGAIKDMVQSHVLQLLALTAMEAPDKLGAASIRNAKATVLKKVQIDKVIRGQYEGYLKEKNVSPRSKTETFIAIKALIDNKRWRGVPFYLTTGKCMPIKESYIQVNFKKAECLLSACPSESNYFRINIEPNEGFYLSLNAKVPGKANEVTPVTMELPHARLLGPNTPEAYEVLIADIMKGDQSAFVRGDEVQISWKIVEQIDKAHNAKLYSYPQGSTGPHEVKKIFSQK, encoded by the coding sequence ATGGTACACCAACATTGTTTTGATGAATGCACCTTCGTCATTTTTGGCGCAACGGGCGATTTGAGCAAACGTAAGCTTATTCCGGCAATTTACAAACTGGTCCAAGATCGCCGCTTATGCAAATTTACCATCATTGGGATTTCAATTGACCAAACTGATGAAAAAAAAATTATAGAACAAGCAACTAAATTTATTGTTGACCCACAAGCAGATATTCTTACCACACTCGTAAATTCATTTCATTATTATCAAATGGATTTTAGCAATAAAAAAGCTTATGCCAATTTAAAAAACTTTTTAGAAAAGTTTGAACACGAACAAAAGCTACCAAAAAATAGACTGTTTTATTTTGCTACCATGCCCGAGCATTTTATCGACATTACCAAGGGCCTGGTCAAACACAACATTGTACAAAAAAAAGAAACCGCAACTAAAACAACAGATCCCTGGTCGCGCGTGGTTTACGAAAAACCGTTTGGTCACAACCTTAAATCATCACAAAAAATTAATCGCTACTTGGCCGATGTTTTTAATGAAAATCAAATTTATCGTATTGATCATTTTTTAGGCAAAGAATTGGTAGGCAATATCGCACTAGCACGCTTTACCAATCGTATTTTTGAACCACTCTGGAACAATAATCACATCGAAAATGTTCACATCGTTTTAAACGAAAAAATTGGCGTTGAAGGCCGTGGGGCTTACTACGACGCCAACGGTGCCATTAAAGATATGGTTCAAAGCCACGTGCTACAGCTGCTTGCACTGACGGCAATGGAAGCACCCGACAAACTTGGTGCGGCATCAATTCGCAATGCCAAAGCAACCGTACTCAAAAAAGTACAGATCGACAAAGTAATACGCGGACAGTACGAGGGTTATCTCAAAGAAAAAAATGTCAGCCCTCGCTCAAAAACAGAAACATTTATTGCCATAAAAGCACTCATCGACAACAAACGCTGGCGCGGCGTCCCTTTTTATTTAACCACCGGCAAATGCATGCCAATCAAAGAATCATACATTCAAGTTAATTTTAAAAAAGCCGAGTGTCTGCTTTCAGCCTGCCCTTCAGAGTCAAATTATTTCAGAATTAATATTGAACCAAACGAAGGCTTTTATTTAAGTTTGAATGCCAAAGTTCCCGGCAAAGCAAACGAAGTAACGCCGGTAACCATGGAGCTGCCACACGCACGCCTGCTGGGCCCCAACACACCGGAAGCATATGAAGTTTTGATAGCAGACATTATGAAGGGCGATCAATCAGCTTTTGTGCGCGGCGATGAAGTACAAATTTCTTGGAAAATTGTTGAACAAATCGACAAAGCACATAATGCAAAGCTCTATAGCTACCCCCAAGGCAGCACCGGCCCTCACGAAGTAAAAAAAATTTTTTCTCAAAAATAA